In Chloroflexota bacterium, the following are encoded in one genomic region:
- a CDS encoding thiamine pyrophosphate-dependent enzyme yields the protein MTFDRVAIVEASLDAYLAQAAAPPTQLRGDAPLRKGSGLTARKAIELFEDQLVSRQLDVAARELKKTNRSFYTISSAGHENNVVVGAQLRINDPAFLHYRSGALMMARARQLPGSTPAFDSLLGIVASSDDPIAQGRHKVWGSRPLWVPPQTSTIASHLPKAMGLAFSLARARRLGVATDLPDDAIVLCSFGDATINHATALAAINTARYAVRLGLPMPILFVCEDNETGISVPTPEGWIASSFGHLEHLRYDLAEGEIDEVWDTVAEVVRFVRRARRPAFLHLRTVRLWGHAGSDAEQSYRSAEEIAENESRDPLLRNARRLIETGAATPGQLQSMVADTRERVMAAAEEATRRPRLETTEEVVAPMAPYHPVRIVGRAAKPLLDPEARFELHGGTLPEDALIPTARTLAGCLNAALADELGRRPELILFGEDVGRKGGVYNVTNGLQRRFGTGRVFDTLLDETSILGIAQGAAHIGLLPIAEIQYLAYLHNALDQLRGEAATLQFFSSGQFRNPMVVRVPGLGYQKGFGGHFHNDNSVGALRDIPGLVVAVPARGDDAARMLRGAVAMAAEDGRVVVFLEPIALYHEKDLETDGDGGWLTDYPPPPSALLPGEVGIYGPLDTGTADLLIVSYGNGLRLSLQAARRLREQHEIAARVLDIRWLNPLPHQAIREQAAAIGAVLVVDECRRTGGGVADAIIADLAEAGIGSRLWSVRAVDSFVPLGSATSAVLIGTDQVVAGALTTVSGRLHA from the coding sequence ATGACCTTCGATCGCGTCGCCATCGTCGAGGCCTCGCTCGATGCGTACCTCGCTCAGGCGGCTGCCCCGCCGACTCAGCTCCGCGGAGACGCCCCGCTGCGCAAAGGGAGTGGGCTGACCGCCCGCAAGGCGATCGAGCTGTTCGAGGACCAGCTCGTCTCGCGCCAGCTGGACGTGGCAGCCCGCGAGCTCAAGAAGACCAACCGCAGCTTCTACACCATCAGCAGCGCCGGCCACGAGAACAACGTCGTGGTTGGGGCCCAGCTGCGGATCAACGACCCGGCCTTCCTGCACTATCGGTCAGGCGCGCTGATGATGGCGCGAGCGCGCCAGCTGCCTGGCAGCACGCCGGCCTTCGACTCGCTGCTCGGCATCGTCGCCAGCAGCGACGACCCGATTGCGCAGGGACGGCACAAGGTGTGGGGCAGCCGCCCGCTCTGGGTCCCGCCGCAGACGTCGACCATCGCGAGCCATCTGCCCAAGGCGATGGGACTCGCCTTCAGCCTGGCCCGTGCGCGACGACTCGGCGTGGCGACCGATCTCCCTGACGACGCGATCGTGCTCTGCTCGTTCGGTGACGCCACCATCAACCACGCCACCGCGCTGGCGGCGATCAACACCGCGCGCTACGCGGTGCGACTCGGACTGCCCATGCCGATCCTGTTCGTATGCGAGGACAACGAGACCGGCATCAGCGTGCCAACTCCCGAGGGCTGGATCGCGTCGAGCTTCGGCCACCTCGAGCACCTGCGCTACGACCTGGCCGAGGGAGAGATCGACGAGGTCTGGGACACCGTCGCGGAGGTGGTGCGGTTCGTGCGCAGAGCCCGGCGACCCGCCTTCCTGCACCTGCGCACGGTCCGGCTGTGGGGCCATGCCGGCAGCGACGCCGAGCAGTCATATCGGTCCGCGGAAGAGATCGCCGAGAATGAGTCGCGGGATCCGCTGCTGCGCAACGCCCGTCGGTTGATCGAGACGGGCGCGGCGACGCCGGGGCAGCTCCAGTCGATGGTGGCGGACACCCGCGAGCGCGTGATGGCGGCCGCCGAGGAGGCCACGCGCCGACCGCGACTGGAGACGACCGAAGAGGTCGTCGCTCCGATGGCGCCATACCACCCGGTTCGCATCGTGGGGCGCGCGGCCAAGCCGCTGCTGGATCCCGAGGCACGCTTCGAGCTGCATGGCGGCACGCTGCCCGAGGATGCCCTGATTCCGACTGCGCGGACGCTGGCCGGATGCCTGAACGCCGCACTGGCCGACGAGCTGGGACGGCGGCCGGAGCTGATCCTGTTCGGGGAGGATGTCGGGCGCAAGGGCGGCGTCTACAACGTCACCAACGGCCTCCAGCGCCGATTCGGGACCGGTCGCGTCTTCGACACCCTGCTGGACGAGACCTCGATCCTGGGTATCGCCCAGGGCGCGGCGCACATCGGTCTCCTGCCGATCGCCGAGATCCAGTACCTGGCCTACCTCCACAACGCCCTCGATCAGCTGCGGGGCGAGGCGGCGACCCTCCAGTTCTTCAGCTCGGGTCAGTTCCGCAATCCGATGGTGGTCCGCGTCCCCGGGCTCGGCTATCAGAAGGGCTTCGGTGGCCACTTCCACAACGACAACAGCGTCGGCGCCCTGCGCGACATCCCCGGACTGGTGGTGGCCGTCCCGGCGCGTGGGGACGATGCGGCTCGGATGCTGCGTGGCGCCGTCGCCATGGCGGCCGAGGACGGACGGGTGGTGGTCTTCCTGGAGCCGATCGCGCTGTACCACGAGAAGGACCTCGAGACCGATGGCGATGGTGGCTGGCTGACCGACTACCCCCCGCCGCCTTCCGCACTGCTCCCCGGGGAGGTCGGCATCTACGGCCCGCTGGACACCGGCACCGCCGACCTGCTGATCGTCAGCTACGGCAACGGCCTGCGCCTGTCGCTGCAGGCGGCGCGGCGGCTGCGTGAGCAGCACGAGATCGCGGCCAGGGTGCTTGACATCCGCTGGCTGAATCCGCTCCCCCACCAGGCGATCCGCGAACAGGCAGCGGCCATCGGCGCGGTCCTGGTGGTCGACGAGTGCCGCCGCACCGGCGGCGGCGTGGCAGACGCGATCATTGCGGACCTTGCCGAAGCCGGCATCGGGAGTCGTCTGTGGTCGGTCCGCGCGGTCGACAGCTTCGTCCCGCTCGGCTCGGCCACCAGTGCGGTGCTGATCGGAACCGACCAGGTCGTGGCCGGGGCGCTGACCACGGTCAGCGGCCGGCTGCACGCATGA
- a CDS encoding ACP S-malonyltransferase: MTQRAVLACPGRGSYAAASLGSLQPAHPWVLRAEQLRAGYGLEPLLDLDRSDRFDPTRHLQPIHASPLIFLVSMLDAEAAVEDHRVTAVIGNSLGWYTALAAAGALPFDDAFRLVQEMAILQQEPLPSGGPGGQVIYPLADAAWRPDPQLQAAVDAALSDPAVNGDGHVHESIDLGAYAVLAGDEAGVARLLGRLAPVRVGERMFPLRLSQHGPYHTPLVAHVAEAARDQLGDLDWRAPSATIIDGRGIRWTPWSTDPAALRDYTLGEQVTTPFRFAVSVRVALREEAPDVLVLPGPGNSLGGICGQLVVAEGYRGIRSREDFEAVQRSEAPVVLSMHR; the protein is encoded by the coding sequence ATGACCCAACGGGCCGTACTCGCCTGCCCTGGGCGCGGCTCGTATGCCGCGGCCTCGCTCGGCTCACTGCAGCCGGCTCACCCCTGGGTCCTGCGCGCCGAGCAGCTCCGCGCCGGCTACGGCCTCGAGCCACTGCTGGACCTGGACCGCTCGGATCGCTTCGACCCGACGCGCCACCTCCAGCCGATCCACGCCTCGCCGCTGATCTTCCTGGTCTCGATGCTGGATGCCGAGGCGGCCGTGGAGGACCACCGGGTCACCGCGGTCATTGGAAACTCGCTCGGCTGGTACACGGCCCTGGCCGCGGCCGGAGCGCTGCCCTTTGATGACGCATTTCGGCTCGTCCAGGAGATGGCCATCCTGCAGCAGGAGCCATTGCCGAGCGGGGGTCCGGGCGGACAGGTGATCTACCCGCTGGCGGACGCGGCCTGGCGCCCCGACCCGCAGCTCCAGGCCGCGGTCGACGCCGCCCTCAGTGATCCGGCGGTGAATGGCGATGGACACGTGCACGAGAGCATCGACCTGGGTGCGTACGCCGTCCTGGCCGGCGATGAGGCCGGCGTGGCACGTCTGCTCGGCCGGCTCGCGCCGGTGCGCGTCGGCGAGAGGATGTTCCCGCTCCGCCTCTCCCAGCATGGGCCGTACCACACCCCGCTGGTTGCGCACGTGGCAGAGGCTGCGCGTGATCAGCTCGGCGACCTGGACTGGCGGGCACCCTCGGCGACCATCATCGACGGGCGGGGCATCCGCTGGACGCCATGGTCCACGGACCCTGCTGCGCTCCGCGACTACACCCTCGGGGAGCAGGTGACGACTCCCTTCCGTTTTGCCGTCAGCGTCCGCGTCGCATTGCGCGAGGAGGCGCCCGACGTGCTGGTGCTGCCCGGACCTGGCAACTCGCTGGGGGGCATCTGCGGGCAGCTCGTCGTGGCCGAGGGCTACCGAGGCATCCGCTCGCGCGAGGATTTCGAGGCCGTGCAGCGCTCGGAGGCACCCGTCGTCCTGAGCATGCATCGCTGA
- a CDS encoding DNA-3-methyladenine glycosylase 2 family protein encodes MPEPDASGFVSLPSPIDLALTMGPIAHGRGDPTIRLGPDGIWRATRTPEGAATIRLHAVEGGVEVSAWGPGAASAVAGAADLVGANDDPSAMVPEHRLIRELVHRFSGLRLPRTNRPFEALLPAICEQKVAGVEARAAFRGIIASHGEPAPGPSGLRLPPPASALAALPYFAFHRFGLERRRADLIRTTASLARRLETATPAEAYARLGAVPGIGPWTLAEVGRIAFGDPDAISVGDYHLPNVVAWALAREPRADDARMLELLEPYRGQRGRVQRLLEASGIHAPRYAPRMAPQSIAGI; translated from the coding sequence ATGCCCGAGCCCGACGCCAGCGGGTTCGTCTCGCTCCCCTCGCCGATCGACCTTGCCCTGACGATGGGGCCGATCGCCCATGGTCGGGGCGACCCGACGATCCGCCTTGGGCCGGACGGCATCTGGCGCGCCACACGCACGCCGGAGGGGGCCGCGACGATACGGCTGCACGCCGTCGAGGGTGGTGTCGAGGTCTCGGCATGGGGTCCGGGAGCGGCGAGCGCGGTCGCCGGAGCGGCCGACCTGGTCGGCGCCAATGATGACCCGAGCGCGATGGTCCCGGAGCACCGGCTGATCCGCGAGCTGGTGCACCGCTTTTCCGGCCTGCGACTGCCGCGCACCAACCGCCCGTTCGAGGCACTGCTGCCCGCGATCTGCGAGCAGAAGGTAGCCGGCGTCGAGGCGCGAGCGGCATTCCGGGGGATTATCGCCAGCCACGGCGAGCCCGCGCCCGGCCCATCTGGCCTTCGCCTCCCGCCACCCGCGTCAGCGCTCGCCGCACTCCCCTACTTCGCGTTCCATCGCTTCGGCCTTGAACGGCGCCGCGCCGACCTCATCCGCACAACCGCGTCGTTGGCGCGGCGCCTCGAGACAGCGACGCCGGCCGAGGCGTATGCCCGGCTCGGAGCGGTGCCGGGGATCGGTCCATGGACCCTGGCCGAGGTGGGCCGCATCGCCTTCGGAGACCCCGACGCAATCAGCGTCGGTGACTACCACCTTCCGAACGTGGTGGCCTGGGCGCTCGCGCGTGAGCCGCGCGCCGATGACGCCCGCATGCTCGAGCTCCTCGAGCCATACCGGGGACAGCGCGGACGCGTCCAGCGCCTCCTCGAGGCGAGCGGGATCCACGCGCCGCGCTACGCACCGCGAATGGCGCCGCAGAGCATCGCAGGGATCTGA
- a CDS encoding TIGR03560 family F420-dependent LLM class oxidoreductase has protein sequence MEIGVVVPQGWTGEYDGWDARRAWERTLAVTRQAERLGFESIWVFDHFQTEPEPTDELTFESFTTLAALAASTDRVRLGHVVICTPYRNPALTAKMIGTLDVISGGRMELGIGAGWKEDEWRAYGYGFPDTKTRLATLADHLEVITRMLAPGRATFTGTYASVTDAINVPRGLQEPRVPVMVGGNGPNVTWRLAARFADELNLDWLTPDEVREAKPIIASRCEEIGRDPSTLRLSVNISRYVLKDAGPSRIELLAGYRELGLHRVMGLIQETAASDEPLELLAADAAAAGSVLSPS, from the coding sequence GTGGAGATCGGCGTGGTGGTCCCGCAGGGCTGGACCGGCGAATACGACGGCTGGGATGCTCGACGCGCATGGGAGCGGACGCTGGCGGTCACGCGCCAGGCAGAGCGCCTCGGCTTCGAATCGATCTGGGTCTTCGATCACTTCCAGACGGAGCCGGAGCCGACCGATGAGCTGACCTTCGAGTCCTTCACCACACTCGCCGCCCTGGCCGCCTCGACCGATCGCGTGCGGCTGGGGCACGTCGTGATCTGCACCCCGTATCGCAACCCCGCCCTGACGGCGAAGATGATCGGCACGTTGGACGTGATCAGTGGCGGCCGGATGGAGCTGGGGATCGGCGCCGGCTGGAAGGAGGACGAGTGGCGGGCCTACGGCTACGGCTTCCCCGACACCAAGACGCGCCTGGCCACCCTCGCCGACCACCTCGAGGTGATCACCCGCATGCTCGCGCCCGGCCGGGCGACATTTACGGGCACGTACGCCTCGGTCACCGATGCCATCAATGTCCCACGCGGCCTCCAGGAGCCACGCGTGCCGGTCATGGTCGGCGGCAACGGCCCGAACGTGACCTGGCGCCTGGCTGCCCGCTTCGCAGATGAGCTCAACCTCGACTGGCTGACGCCCGACGAGGTGCGCGAGGCCAAGCCGATCATCGCCTCGCGGTGCGAAGAGATCGGCCGCGATCCTTCGACCTTGCGCCTGTCGGTGAATATCAGCCGCTACGTCCTGAAGGACGCCGGACCTTCGCGCATCGAGCTGCTGGCTGGCTATCGCGAGCTCGGCCTCCATCGGGTGATGGGCCTCATCCAGGAGACCGCCGCCAGCGACGAGCCGCTCGAGTTGTTGGCCGCCGACGCCGCGGCTGCTGGGTCCGTCCTTTCGCCGAGCTGA
- a CDS encoding methyltransferase domain-containing protein, whose product MSTQTFDAAAYKFGQRRDWTEAAAGWRKWWQPLEAALGPVGDRLVELAAIRAGHHVLDIATGIGEPALTAARVVGPAGRVVGTDISPGMLEVARERASELRLGNVEFHEMDAEALDLPESSFDAVLCRFGLMFLPDVDRALVGIRRFLVPGGRFVASVWGPPDRYPVATVAFGAVARVLELPAPAPGTPGMFSLADGDELAGRFRAAGFADVHTETLLVRYEFDSLDEYMRFLQEVAAPINNLLADESPERKSEVWGAVAEANAQFVGADGRLQGSGESILVAGRR is encoded by the coding sequence ATGAGCACCCAGACATTCGACGCGGCCGCATACAAGTTCGGCCAGCGCCGGGACTGGACTGAGGCCGCCGCGGGCTGGCGGAAGTGGTGGCAGCCCCTGGAGGCTGCGCTAGGGCCCGTCGGAGATCGCCTCGTCGAGCTCGCGGCGATCCGGGCAGGACACCACGTCTTGGACATCGCCACCGGCATCGGGGAGCCGGCGCTCACCGCCGCCCGCGTGGTCGGTCCCGCCGGCAGGGTCGTGGGGACCGACATCTCGCCCGGAATGCTCGAGGTGGCCCGGGAGCGCGCCTCGGAGCTCCGCCTGGGGAACGTCGAGTTCCACGAGATGGACGCGGAGGCGCTGGACCTGCCCGAGAGTAGCTTCGACGCAGTCCTGTGCCGGTTCGGGCTCATGTTCCTCCCGGACGTCGACCGGGCCTTGGTCGGCATCCGGCGGTTCCTCGTGCCTGGCGGCCGCTTCGTCGCGTCCGTGTGGGGGCCTCCCGATCGGTACCCGGTGGCCACCGTAGCCTTCGGGGCCGTCGCCCGGGTGCTGGAGCTGCCGGCGCCGGCACCAGGAACGCCAGGGATGTTCAGCCTGGCAGATGGGGACGAGTTGGCGGGCCGGTTCCGAGCGGCCGGATTCGCCGATGTGCACACGGAGACTCTTCTGGTGCGGTACGAGTTCGACTCGCTCGACGAGTACATGCGCTTCCTCCAGGAGGTCGCAGCGCCGATCAACAACCTCCTGGCCGACGAAAGCCCCGAGCGCAAGTCGGAGGTGTGGGGAGCAGTGGCCGAGGCGAACGCCCAGTTCGTGGGGGCCGATGGCAGGCTGCAGGGTTCGGGGGAGAGCATCCTCGTCGCCGGACGCAGGTGA
- a CDS encoding MOSC N-terminal beta barrel domain-containing protein, whose protein sequence is MPADAVATVVALWRYPVKSMMGEQLNAGEVTDRGLLGDRRYALVDRETGKVASAKFPRKWPTLLAYRATYVEPPAGTDGLPAVRITLPDGRIIRSDDPDVDQVLSTDLGRDVALDRSAPEAPSLEEYWPDMEGLDHRDALTEEAMPPGTFFDVGIVHLLTTATLDRLRQLYPEGRFEVRRFRPNVVVAPTDGQAGFIENAWVGRSLAIGDEVRLRITKPCQRCVMTTIAQDDLPKDPGILRAAARHNKVNVGVYATVELPGRVRRGDEVWLPPS, encoded by the coding sequence ATGCCTGCTGACGCCGTCGCGACCGTGGTGGCGCTGTGGCGCTATCCCGTGAAATCGATGATGGGGGAGCAGCTCAACGCCGGTGAGGTGACCGACCGTGGCCTGCTGGGCGACCGGCGGTACGCCCTCGTCGATCGCGAGACCGGCAAGGTCGCCAGTGCGAAGTTCCCGCGCAAGTGGCCGACGCTGCTCGCCTATCGAGCGACGTACGTCGAGCCGCCAGCCGGCACCGACGGCCTGCCAGCGGTGCGGATCACGCTGCCGGACGGTCGGATCATCCGCAGCGACGACCCCGATGTTGACCAGGTCCTCTCGACCGACCTCGGCCGAGACGTGGCCCTCGACCGCTCCGCGCCAGAGGCGCCGAGCCTCGAGGAGTACTGGCCCGACATGGAAGGCCTCGATCACCGGGACGCGCTGACCGAGGAGGCGATGCCGCCCGGCACCTTCTTCGACGTCGGCATCGTCCACCTGCTGACGACCGCCACGCTCGACCGGCTCCGCCAGCTCTACCCGGAGGGTCGCTTCGAGGTCCGCCGCTTCCGACCGAACGTGGTCGTCGCTCCGACCGACGGCCAAGCCGGCTTCATCGAGAATGCGTGGGTCGGGCGATCCTTGGCGATCGGCGACGAGGTCCGTCTGCGGATCACCAAGCCGTGTCAACGCTGCGTCATGACGACCATCGCGCAGGACGATCTGCCGAAGGACCCCGGCATCCTGCGGGCCGCGGCGCGCCACAACAAAGTGAACGTGGGCGTGTACGCCACGGTCGAGCTCCCCGGCCGGGTTCGCCGCGGCGACGAAGTGTGGCTGCCGCCGTCCTGA
- a CDS encoding SRPBCC family protein → MWHNVRPRHHISSSWRRRVGRRQDGAGLYKSPCRRAADVAQARCITVRVVSAKLPHPWRRLEDRVMATFDVSTTIKRPVEDVFAVIGNVENSPKWSSAALEAKQTSPGPMGVGTTALRRQAFWSAHRK, encoded by the coding sequence ATGTGGCACAACGTGAGGCCGCGGCACCATATCTCGTCGTCTTGGCGCCGGCGAGTAGGACGAAGGCAGGACGGCGCCGGTCTCTACAAGTCGCCCTGTCGTCGAGCGGCGGACGTCGCTCAGGCGAGGTGTATAACGGTGAGGGTCGTAAGCGCGAAGCTTCCCCATCCCTGGAGGAGATTGGAGGATCGAGTCATGGCAACATTCGACGTCAGCACCACGATCAAGCGACCTGTAGAAGACGTCTTCGCAGTGATCGGCAACGTCGAGAACAGCCCGAAGTGGTCATCGGCCGCGCTGGAGGCCAAGCAGACCTCGCCCGGCCCCATGGGCGTCGGCACAACGGCGCTTCGTCGGCAAGCTTTTTGGTCGGCGCATCGAAAGTGA
- a CDS encoding trypsin-like peptidase domain-containing protein, with amino-acid sequence MVADASNAVVTVEVSSTSFRGTATGSGSGFVISADGLIVTSAHVVDGASTVTVIFNDETQTTATVVASDGDHDVALLDVDETGLPTLSLAEGLPDVGSVVISMGTALGQYPGTVNVGVVSGLDREITASAGTPFDTETLTGVIQTDAALNSGMSGGPLLDATGDVVGVNTAVAEGAQGVAFAVPASVVVDLVAQFAAD; translated from the coding sequence GTGGTCGCTGATGCCAGCAATGCGGTGGTCACCGTCGAGGTTTCGTCGACGAGCTTCCGTGGCACCGCCACCGGTTCGGGCTCGGGCTTCGTCATCAGCGCGGATGGGCTGATCGTGACGAGCGCGCATGTCGTCGACGGAGCCAGCACGGTAACCGTGATCTTCAACGACGAGACCCAGACGACCGCCACGGTGGTAGCGAGCGACGGCGACCACGACGTTGCCCTACTCGATGTGGATGAAACTGGCTTGCCAACCCTGAGCCTTGCGGAGGGCCTGCCCGATGTCGGATCCGTTGTGATCTCGATGGGAACGGCGCTCGGCCAATATCCCGGCACTGTGAACGTCGGTGTGGTCAGCGGCCTCGACCGCGAGATAACCGCCTCCGCCGGCACACCATTCGATACCGAAACCTTGACCGGTGTGATCCAGACCGATGCAGCGCTGAACTCCGGCATGTCAGGCGGACCGTTGCTTGACGCGACCGGGGATGTCGTCGGCGTGAATACAGCCGTCGCGGAAGGCGCGCAAGGCGTGGCCTTCGCTGTCCCGGCGAGTGTCGTCGTGGACCTCGTCGCGCAATTTGCCGCAGATTGA
- a CDS encoding response regulator transcription factor, producing MHLLVVEDDRRLGRLLQRLLREERHLVELTASGEEALEIAEAGDGIDAMVLDIGLPDMPGTEVARRLRAAGSNLPIIMLTARDALEDRVGGLDAGADDYLVKPFAFEELSARIRALGRRNASRREADSRISNGSIVLDEGLRQVLVGGRQVELSRREFTLLETLLRHPGQVMTRDQLLDAAWPFGEFLTHNTVDTYVHYLRTKLGQEGSRIQTVRGVGYRMARA from the coding sequence ATGCACCTTCTCGTGGTCGAGGACGATCGCCGTCTAGGCCGTCTCCTGCAGCGGCTCCTCCGCGAGGAGCGGCACCTGGTTGAGCTGACCGCCTCTGGAGAGGAAGCCCTCGAGATCGCTGAGGCAGGCGATGGCATCGACGCGATGGTGCTGGACATCGGCCTGCCAGACATGCCCGGAACCGAGGTCGCTCGCCGGCTGCGAGCCGCCGGCTCCAACCTGCCGATCATCATGCTCACGGCACGCGACGCGCTGGAAGATCGGGTCGGCGGCCTGGATGCCGGTGCCGACGACTACCTGGTCAAGCCGTTCGCTTTCGAGGAGCTTTCCGCGCGAATACGTGCCCTCGGGCGGCGCAACGCGAGCCGGCGCGAAGCAGACTCGCGCATCTCAAATGGTTCGATCGTGCTCGACGAGGGCCTCCGACAGGTTCTCGTCGGAGGGCGACAAGTGGAACTCAGCCGACGCGAGTTCACATTGCTTGAGACCCTGCTGCGGCATCCTGGCCAGGTCATGACCCGCGATCAGCTGCTCGACGCAGCGTGGCCATTCGGTGAATTCCTGACTCACAACACGGTGGACACCTACGTCCACTACCTTCGGACGAAACTCGGCCAGGAGGGCTCTCGGATCCAGACGGTGCGAGGCGTCGGTTATCGCATGGCTCGGGCCTGA
- a CDS encoding HAMP domain-containing sensor histidine kinase, producing MRAGAGHTRDSGLLRGVRWRLVAWSAGSTLLLLVTLGTALYLSVNASLSASGTAQLEQRAAVLTGVLRGQPPGPVLDGSDDSPFGRPILGGPASGTLAVIVGERGQIVGPRPQDSTDLPVAQGVDCALTDGRDLRDATIGGTPVRVLSESVTVDGDAYVVQVIQDRSAEVRTLNALLTVLVAGGLAVLAVATAFGFLYAGRALVPIRESLRRQREFAADASHELRTPLTVLQTSLEYLLRHPEKRVREATDVVNDMRGEIGQLTALVDDLLLLARSDSGTVTLRSERFDLSEVADEALQGLRTLAAERNVALRLDAAPVIVEGDPQRLRQLAAILAGNAISHSPSGTTVSVTVAGDSSAHLSVEDEGAGIRDEDLPHVFDRFWRATDAPPGGTGLGLSIAKWIAEHHRGSLEVSNRPQGGGARFELRLPRH from the coding sequence ATGCGCGCAGGTGCCGGCCACACCCGCGACTCTGGACTGCTGCGTGGTGTGCGCTGGCGCTTGGTGGCGTGGAGCGCTGGCTCCACGCTGCTGCTGCTCGTCACTCTGGGGACCGCCCTCTACCTCAGTGTCAACGCCTCCCTCTCCGCATCCGGGACAGCCCAACTCGAGCAACGTGCCGCCGTGCTCACAGGCGTCCTCCGCGGGCAGCCGCCAGGACCGGTCCTCGATGGATCGGACGACAGCCCGTTCGGTCGGCCAATTCTGGGCGGTCCGGCGTCGGGAACCCTTGCCGTCATAGTCGGCGAGCGGGGCCAGATCGTCGGACCACGGCCTCAGGACTCCACCGATCTGCCGGTGGCCCAAGGCGTCGACTGCGCCCTTACCGACGGCAGGGATCTGCGAGATGCCACCATTGGTGGCACGCCAGTGAGGGTCCTCAGCGAATCGGTAACGGTTGATGGCGACGCCTACGTGGTCCAGGTCATCCAGGATCGCTCGGCGGAAGTGCGGACCCTTAATGCGTTGCTGACGGTGCTGGTGGCCGGCGGGCTGGCGGTCCTTGCGGTCGCGACCGCCTTTGGCTTCCTGTACGCCGGGCGAGCGCTGGTGCCGATCCGGGAGTCTCTCCGCCGACAACGCGAGTTCGCAGCGGATGCCAGCCACGAGTTGCGGACTCCGCTGACCGTGCTCCAGACGAGCTTGGAATACCTCCTGCGTCACCCGGAGAAACGGGTAAGGGAGGCCACCGACGTCGTCAACGACATGCGGGGCGAGATCGGACAGCTGACGGCGCTTGTCGATGACCTCCTGCTCCTGGCCCGCAGCGACTCCGGTACGGTCACGCTCAGATCGGAACGCTTCGACCTATCGGAAGTTGCCGACGAAGCGCTGCAGGGCCTGCGGACTCTGGCGGCCGAGCGCAACGTTGCCCTCCGCCTTGATGCCGCGCCGGTCATCGTCGAGGGCGACCCGCAGCGACTCCGTCAGCTGGCCGCGATCCTCGCCGGCAACGCGATCAGCCACAGCCCCAGCGGCACCACGGTCAGCGTGACGGTAGCGGGCGACTCCTCCGCTCACCTGTCGGTCGAGGATGAGGGCGCGGGAATTCGTGACGAGGATCTTCCGCACGTCTTCGATCGCTTCTGGCGAGCGACCGACGCCCCACCGGGCGGCACCGGCCTCGGGCTGTCGATCGCGAAGTGGATCGCCGAGCACCACCGGGGATCCCTCGAGGTCAGCAACCGGCCCCAGGGTGGTGGCGCCAGATTCGAATTACGCCTGCCACGTCACTAG